In one Procambarus clarkii isolate CNS0578487 chromosome 29, FALCON_Pclarkii_2.0, whole genome shotgun sequence genomic region, the following are encoded:
- the PolA1 gene encoding DNA polymerase alpha catalytic subunit, with the protein MMDADADTASQEAIESIASSRSRRTLKDKHGRKAALDRLRGLKGSKHKYEVSGVVNVYDEVDEREYSKRRQDRLEADWIIDDDGSGYVEDGREIFDEDNDGDDLFLSKKNKTKGNKKIKGSSEKSSGSSVRHGTGNIKNMLINMPAKKKKAEALVRLDDDNLLEDILQDLDKEPATIRPPQPTFLKKKISKPSPLPNKSSVNPFARPQITTPSRPKSSSKPLKPRSISGDNVINGASPKAKRSLDIKEEIPSQHAKEETPSQHVEEFDTMDLMDGEFNDDDVENMEAMIIDEEKKESVTINEVKAEKIEDVKLESNRGFTAKPQVDESLLATGWETVKGELKETTFNQDVQIDSSHLPLTTNADGDQVLRFYWLDAYEDVYKQPGTVFLFGKVWVESARTFVSCCVSVKNNERRLFLLPRKKRLNLQTNEEGEDVIMMDVYQEFNSTVSNTHKILQFKSRIVNKKYCFEKCEVPEESEYLEVRYSADFPALPGDLCGETFSHAFGTSSSAMELFLLDRRIKGPGWLDVKLPQLSSPAVSWCKIEAVAMKPDCVTPITGLAIPPIVVMSLSMRSTLNPKTHQSEVAMVSCLIHHEFPLDKAPPQPQFQTHFCSMTHPVDVTWPWDLKDALSRYHSKVEKSDTERALLGFLLAKIHKIDPDIVVGHDIFGFDLNVLLHRISANKVPHWSRLGRLRRTQMPKLTGKGFAERTALCGRLVCDLKISSKELIRAKSYELGALVSQVLHVPENHFKSLTVDEVKKMYESSSSLLRLVSLTMQDALYILGLMCELNVLPLALQITNIAGNVMSRTLLGGRSERNEFLLLHAFTEKNFIVPDKQFGKTNQKAVSNDDIEEEDGGGNKRGKGRRKPAYAGGLVLEPKKGFYDKYILLMDFNSLYPSIIQEYNICFTTMNRVNKENDEEMPALPDPELEPGVLPTEIRKLVESRRQVKQMMKQPDLSIDLKQQYDIRQKALKLTANSMYGCLGFSHSRFFARHLAALVTGKGREILLNTQDLVQKMNFDVIYGDTDSIMINSNCTDYDQVFKLGHKIKSEVNKLYKLLELEVDGVFKYMLLLKKKKYAALTVSRLANGQVVEEQELKGLDIVRRDWSQLASDCGKHIVTQILSDQGPDERIENIHSHLEKLKADLEAGKIDLGTLAITKSLTKNPEDYPDKKSLPHVQVAIRMNSRGGKKLRQGDTVAYVICEDGSNLSAVQRAYHVDELKSNSSLVIDTNFYLAHQIHPVVSRLCDPIEGTDAARIAECLGLDPSSYRISRQYGQAEEEEDVSVSQISDEERYRMCERFTFKCPSQDCDTIITMDSAFRGVGTGTNLEVALQTCPNPKCQFQIFTRIAPILNKLRLDIRNHIQKYYNGWLICEDPGCSNRTRRIPLHFSRGFPVCDSCERGVLFREYTESQLYKQLCFYDFIFDFQKACQKNKDERIREENLRKVYNVLHSEVQRTLKQNAYSVVDLTRLFENLMAKPQVRSS; encoded by the exons ATGATGGATGCTGATGCAGATACCG caTCCCAGGAGGCTATAGAAAGTATTGCATCTTCGCGATCCCGTCGAACTCTTAAAGATAAGCATGGTCGTAAGGCTGCTTTAGACCGACTCAGGGGTTTAAAAGGCTCAAAACATAAATATGAG GTTTCTGGAGTTGTGAATgtttatgatgaagtggatgaacgtGAATACTCCAAACGACGACAGGATCgccttgaagctgactggataatTGATGATG ATGGCTCTGGGTATGTTGAAGACGGAAGGGAAATATTTGACGAGGACAATGATGGAGATGACCTCTTCCtatcaaaaaaaaataaaactaagGGTAATAAGAAGATTAAAGGATCCAGTGAGAAATCATCAGGCTCATCTGTTAGGCATGGCACTGGAAATATTAAAAACATGCTTATCAACATGCCAGCAAAAAAGAAAAAAGCTGAG GCCCTGGTTCGCCTTGATGATGACAACCTACTGGAAGACATTCTACAGGACTTGGACAAAGAGCCAGCCACAATCCGACCTCCACAGCCAACTTTCCTCAAGAAGAAAATTAGCAAACCTTCTCCATTGCCCAACAAAAGTTCAGTGAATCCTTTTGCAAGACCTCAGATTACTACTCCATCACGGCCCAAATCGTCCTCAAAACCACTCAAACCTCGCAGCATTTCTGGAGACAATGTTATCAATGGGGCCTCACCTAAG GCCAAGAGGTCACTGGACATTAAAGAGGAAATACCTTCTCAACACGCTAAAGAGGAAACGCCTTCTCAACATGTTGAAGAGTTTGATACCATGGACCTTATGGATGGGGAGTTTAATGATGATGATGTAGAAAAT ATGGAGGCAATGATTATTGATGAAGAGAAGAAAGAATCTGTAACCATAAATGAAGTGAAAGCAGAAAAAATAGAAGATGTGAAGTTAGAAAGTAATCGAGGCTTCACGGCTAA ACCACAAGTTGACGAGAGTCTACTGGCAACGGGCTGGGAAACTGTTAAGGGAGAGCTAAAGGAAACCACTTTCAACCAAGATGTCCAGATAGATTCATCTCATCTCCCTCTCACTACTAATGCTGACGGAGATCAG GTATTAAGATTTTATTGGTTGGATGCATATGAAGATGTCTACAAGCAACCAGGAACAGTTTTCCTCTTTGGCAAGGTGTGGGTAGAGTCAGCTCGGACTTTTGTCAGTTGCTGTGTGTCCGTTAAGAATAATGAAAGGAGATTGTTCCTCTTGCCCCGGAAAAAG AGGCTGAATCTGCAGACTAATGAGGAAGGAGAAGACGTAATTATGATGGATGTCTATCAAGAATTTAACTCCACTGTATCCAACACGCACAAAATACTTCAGTTCAAATCTAGAATAGTCAACAAAAAATACTGCTTCGAGAAATGTGAAGTTCCAGAAGAATCTGAATATTTAGAAGTTCGTTACTCT GCAGATTTTCCGGCACTTCCGGGTGATTTATGTGGTGAAACCTTCAGCCATGCTTTTGGTACTAGCTCTTCAGCCATGGAATTATTTTTACTTGATCGACGAATCAAAGGTCCAGGGTGGTTGGATGTAAAGCTTCCTCAGTTGTCTTCTCCAGCTGTTTCATGGTGTAAAATTGAG GCAGTGGCAATGAAGCCAGACTGTGTAACCCCAATAACAGGCTTGGCTATACCACCAATAGTAGTGATGTCCTTAAGTATGCGATCAACCTTAAACCCAAAGACCCATCAAAGTGAAGTGGCAATGGTGTCTTGCCTCATTCATCATGAATTTCCTCTTGACAAAGCCCCGCCTCAGCCTCAATTTCAGACGCATTTCTGCT CCATGACTCATCCAGTGGATGTCACTTGGCCTTGGGACCTGAAAGATGCTCTCAGCCGATATCACTCCAAAGTTGAGAAGTCTGACACTGAGAGAGCTCTTCTGGGATTCCTGCTTGCTAAGATTCATAAGATAGATCCAGATATTGTTGTAGGTCATGATATTTTTGGCTTCGACCTGAATGTGCTACTTCATCGTATCAGTGCTAATAAGGTTCCTCATTGGTCTCGTCTTGGTCGGCTAAGGCGAACTCAGATGCCCAAGTTAACG GGAAAGGGATTTGCAGAGAGGACAGCTCTCTGTGGTCGTCTTGTGTGTGACTTAAAAATCTCATCCAAAGAACTTATTAGAGCTAAAAGCTATGAGCTTGGagcattagtctcacaagtactccATGTGCCTGAGAACCACTTCAAGTCTTTGACTGTAGATGAAGTCAAAAAGATGTATGA ATCATCGTCAAGTTTACTTCGGCTTGTGTCATTAACCATGCAAGATGCTTTGTATATTCTTGGCCTCATGTGCGAGTTAAATGTACTGCCACTGGCCCTGCAAATAACAAATATTGCTG gaaatGTGATGTCACGCACACTTCTTGGTGGTCGGTCTGAAAGGAATGAATTTCTCTTGCTGCATGCCTTCACCGAAAAGAACTTCATAGTTCCTGACAAGCAGTTTGGCAAAACAAACCAGAAG gcTGTTTCAAATGATGATATAGAGGAAGAAGATGGAGGTGGTAATAAGCGAGGCAAAGGTCGTCGAAAACCCGCATatgctggtggcttggtgctagAGCCCAAGAAAGGTTTCTATGACAAGTATATTTTATTGATGGATTTCAACTCCCTTTACCCAAGCATCATCCAGGAATATAACATTTGCTTTACTACAATGAATCGGGTGAACAAAGAG AATGACGAAGAGATGCCAGCTCTGCCAGACCCGGAGCTAGAGCCAGGAGTCCTACCGACAGAAATTCGGAAGCTGGTAGAGAGTAGGAGGCAAGTGAAGCAGATGATGAAACAACCAGATTTATCCATCGACTTGAAACAACAG TACGACATTCGACAAAAGGCTTTGAAGTTGACGGCAAACAGCATGTATGGATGTCTTGGCTTTTCTCACTCCAGATTCTTTGCCCGTCATCTTGCAGCACTTGTTACAG GTAAAGGGCGTGAGATTCTACTGAACACACAGGATCTTGttcaaaaaatgaattttgatgtTATATATGGAGACACTGATTCAATCATGATTAATAGCAACTGCACAGATTACGATCAAGTTTTCAAGCTAGGACATAAG ATCAAATCAGAGGTAAATAAACTGTACAAGCTACTGGAGTTGGAAGTTGATGGTGTGTTTAAATACATGCTTCTCTTGAAGAAGAAGAAATATGCAGCCCTCACAGTTAGTAGACTTGCAAATGGCCAGGTGGTTGAAGAACAAGAACTTAAAGGTCTGGATATTGTAAGACGTGATTGGTCGCAGCTTGCATCTGACTGCGGAAA GCACATTGTAACGCAAATTCTGTCTGATCAAGGACCCGATGAACGCATTGAAAACATCCATTCACACTTAGAGAAACTCAAAGCTGACTTAGAAGCTGGCAAG ATTGATCTTGGCACTCTGGCTATTACAAAGTCTTTAACAAAGAATCCTGAAGATTATCCTGACAAGAAAAGCCTTCCACATGTTCAAGTGGCTATTAGGATGAATTCTCGAGGAGGGAAAAAGCTACGTCAAGGTGATACAGTAGCTTATGTCATATGCGAG GATGGTAGCAATTTATCAGCTGTGCAACGAGCATATCACGTGGATGAACTAAAATCCAATTCATCCTTAGTGATAGACACAAATTTTTATTTAGCACACCAGATTCATCCTGTTGTATCTCGTCTATGTGACCCGATAGAGGGAACCGATGCTGCAAGAATTGCAGAGTGTTTAG GTTTGGATCCTTCTTCTTATCGAATTTCTAGACAGTATGGACaagctgaggaggaggaagatgtaTCTGTATCTCAGATTTCAGATGAAGAACGATATCGTATGTGTGAGAGATTTACATTCAAGTGCCCATCCCAAGACTGTGATACAATTATTACTATGGACTCAGCGTTTCGTGGCGTG GGTACCGGAACCAACCTTGAAGTGGCCTTGCAGACTTGTCCAAACCCCAAGTGCCAGTTTCAGATATTTACCCGTATAGCTCCAATTCTCAATAAGCTAAGACTAGATATCAGAAATCATATACAAAAATACTACAAT GGTTGGCTTATATGTGAGGATCCAGGTTGCAGTAACAGAACTCGACGAATACCTTTACACTTCTCTAGgggttttcctgtatgtgattcgtGTGAACGAGGTGTTCTCTTTAGAGAG TATACTGAATCTCAGCTGTACAAACAGCTGTGCTTCTATGATTTCATCTTTGACTTCCAGAAAGCATGCCAGAAGAATAAAGATGAGC GCATTCGAGAAGAAAATCTCCGCAAAGTATACAACGTTCTCCATTCAGAAGTACAACGGACACTGAAGCAGAATGCTTACTCGGTAGTTGACCTTACTAGGCTCTTTGAAAATTTGATGGCCAAGCCTCAAGTGAGAAGTTCTTGA